In a single window of the Prinia subflava isolate CZ2003 ecotype Zambia chromosome 3, Cam_Psub_1.2, whole genome shotgun sequence genome:
- the KCNJ15 gene encoding LOW QUALITY PROTEIN: ATP-sensitive inward rectifier potassium channel 15 (The sequence of the model RefSeq protein was modified relative to this genomic sequence to represent the inferred CDS: inserted 2 bases in 1 codon; deleted 5 bases in 4 codons), which translates to MQEEGFWLPGNVLPGSSGXVLLRPLAAGIALMPRCLVLWSEAVRMEPTRINMSRVPLVGAGIDGALLKAHKPRVMSKSGHSNVRIDKVDGIYLLYLQDLWTTVIDMKWRYKLTLFAATFVMTWFLFGVIYYAIAFLHGDLEMNKFSPKREPCVKNVDSLTGGFLFSLESQTTIGYGFRFITEECPHAIFLLVAQLVITTLIEIFITGTFLAKIARPKKRAETIKFSHCCAVITKHNGELCLVIRVANMRKSLLIQCQLSGKLLQTYETKEGERILLNQASVKFNVDSSSESPFLILPLTFYHILDESSPLRDLTPQNLKEKDFELVVLLNATVESTSAVCQSRTSYIPEEIHWGYEFVPVVSLSPNGKYVADFSQFEKIRRSTDATFYSVDSEKQKLEEKYRQEDQRERELRTMLLQQSNV; encoded by the exons GTCTGAAGCAGTGAGGATGGAGCCCACGAGGATCAACATGTCC CGCGTGCCCCTGGTCGGGGCGGGCATCGATGGCGCCCTGCTCAAGGCGCACAAGCCCCGCGTGATGTCCAAGAGCGGCCACAGCAACGTCAGGATCGACAAGGTGGACGGC ATCTACCTGCTCTACCTGCAGGACCTGTGGACCACGGTCATCGACATGAAGTGGAGGTACAAACTCACCCTGTTCGCCGCCACCTTCGTCATGACCTGGTTCCTCTTCGGGGTGATCTACTACGCCATCGCCTTCCTGCACGGGGACCTGGAGATGAACAAGTTCTCCCCGAAGCGGGAGCCGTGCGTGAAGAACGTGGATTCCCTGACCGGGGgc ttcctcttctccctggAGTCCCAGACCACCATTGGCTATGGATTTCGTTTCATCACCGAGGAGTGTCCCCATGCCATCTTCCTGCTGGTGGCC CAGCTGGTCATCACCACCCTGATCGAGATCTTCATCACGGGCACCTTCCTGGCCAAGATCGCCAGGCCAAAGAAGAGGGCAGAGACCATCAAGTTCAGCCACTGCTGTGCCGTCATCACCAAGCACAACggggagctgtgcctggtgATCAGGGTGGCAAACATGAGGAAGAGCCTCCTGATACAGTGTCAGCTCTCTGGGAAGCTCCTCCAGACCTACGAAACCAAAGAAGGGGAGAGGATTCTGCTGAACCAAGCCAGTGTCAAGTTCAACGTCGACTCCTCTTCGGAGAGCCCGTTCCTCATTTTGCCTTTGACCTTCTACCACATTTTGGATGAGAGCAGCCCTCTGAGAGACCTCACACCCCAAAACCTCAAGGAGAAGGACTTTGAGCTGGTGGTGCTCCTGAATGCCACGGTGGAGTCCACCAGTGCTGTCTGCCAGAGCAGGACTTCCTACATCCCTGAGGAGATCCACTGGGGCTACGAGTTCGTGCCTGTGGTTTCCCTCTCTCCAAATGGGAAGTACGTGGCGGATTTCAGCCAGTTTGAGAAGATCAGGAGAAGCACAGATGCCACTTTTTACAGTGTggactctgaaaagcaaaagctggAGGAGAAATACAGGCAGGAGGACCAAAGGGAGAGGGAACTGAGAACAATGTTGCTACAGCAGAGTAATGTTTGA